A window of Streptomyces armeniacus contains these coding sequences:
- a CDS encoding copper resistance CopC/CopD family protein: MLTTAPRPRPRSGARVRTGRRGRRGTAVLGALGVLAALCALLLGTAAPASAHAVLTGSDPADGAVVGSAPKEVTLTFSEGVSMSDDSIRVLDPDGERADTGELIDLCSGDLVRYGTSLRGGLPDGTYTVAWKAVSADSHPVSGAFTFSIGAPSKTSVGLPQQEAGGGTVGFLYDVGRYAAYAGFVLLVGGAAFVLACWPGGARVRAVQRLVAGGWVAVTAATLVMLLLRHPYDDGGGLADVFDLAGLKAAVGTKPGAALVSRLLLLAAAALFLSVLFGTYTRSAPAEEPAAEPAAEPAEGPAGDTEPAADGETERKENVRTAAERRDLFFGLALGGGVVATGLGATWAMAEHASTGIQTSLAMPLDVVHLLAVAAWLGGLATLLTALHRGAPVTATAVRRFSRLAFGSVLALAATGLYQSWRQVGSWSALVDTGYGQLLLVKVGLIGVLLCLGWFSRRWTARLTDPPPAPADTEPDPNPDPEPDPEPEPAHAHASAPGPAPDPVRAAQLARQRAAAATARRKRARDADPQRAGLRRSVLAEAGVAVVVLAVTTVLTGTEPGRTAEAAQRTGDAPAAVPERPVSFSLPFDTGGPKGAGTAEVTLDPGRTGRNALDLRTTAPDGKPLAAPEVKIAFTLPSQDLGPLRSTPRAAGTGHWTDTGVRLPVAGEWKIALTIRTSDIDQVTETKTVRIG, encoded by the coding sequence CTGCTCACCACCGCACCACGGCCGCGCCCACGGTCAGGGGCACGGGTGCGTACGGGGCGACGGGGCCGGCGCGGAACCGCCGTGCTCGGCGCCCTCGGCGTACTCGCCGCCCTCTGCGCACTGCTGCTCGGAACGGCTGCCCCCGCCTCCGCGCACGCCGTGCTGACCGGCAGCGACCCGGCCGACGGCGCGGTGGTGGGCAGCGCGCCCAAGGAGGTCACGCTGACCTTCTCCGAAGGCGTCTCGATGTCCGACGACTCGATACGCGTGCTCGACCCGGACGGCGAACGCGCCGACACCGGCGAACTGATCGACCTGTGCAGCGGTGACCTCGTCAGATACGGCACCAGCCTGCGCGGCGGGCTGCCCGACGGCACGTACACGGTGGCGTGGAAGGCGGTGTCGGCCGACAGCCACCCGGTGTCCGGCGCGTTCACCTTCTCCATCGGCGCCCCCTCGAAGACGTCCGTCGGCCTGCCGCAGCAGGAGGCGGGCGGCGGCACGGTCGGCTTCCTGTACGACGTGGGGCGCTACGCGGCGTACGCGGGCTTCGTCCTGCTGGTCGGCGGCGCCGCGTTCGTCCTGGCCTGCTGGCCGGGCGGGGCGCGCGTACGCGCCGTGCAGCGGCTGGTCGCGGGCGGCTGGGTCGCGGTGACGGCGGCCACGCTGGTCATGCTGCTGCTGCGGCACCCGTACGACGACGGCGGGGGGCTGGCGGACGTCTTCGACCTGGCCGGGCTGAAGGCGGCGGTCGGTACGAAGCCGGGGGCCGCACTGGTCTCGCGGCTGCTGCTGCTCGCGGCGGCGGCGCTGTTCCTGTCGGTGCTGTTCGGCACATACACGAGGAGCGCGCCGGCGGAGGAACCGGCGGCGGAACCGGCGGCGGAACCGGCGGAGGGACCGGCCGGCGATACGGAACCGGCCGCGGACGGGGAAACGGAACGGAAGGAGAACGTCCGTACCGCCGCCGAACGGCGCGACCTCTTCTTCGGACTCGCGCTCGGCGGCGGCGTCGTGGCCACCGGGCTCGGCGCCACCTGGGCCATGGCCGAACACGCCTCCACCGGCATCCAGACCTCACTCGCCATGCCCCTCGACGTCGTCCACCTGCTCGCCGTCGCCGCCTGGCTCGGCGGCCTCGCCACCCTGCTCACCGCGCTCCACCGGGGCGCGCCCGTCACCGCCACCGCCGTACGCCGCTTCTCGCGGCTCGCGTTCGGCAGCGTCCTCGCGCTCGCGGCGACCGGCCTCTACCAGTCCTGGCGGCAGGTCGGCTCCTGGTCCGCGCTCGTGGACACCGGGTACGGGCAGCTACTGCTCGTGAAGGTCGGCCTGATCGGGGTGCTGCTCTGCCTGGGCTGGTTCTCGCGCCGCTGGACGGCCCGTCTCACCGACCCGCCGCCGGCCCCCGCGGACACCGAACCGGACCCGAACCCGGACCCGGAACCTGATCCGGAACCGGAACCCGCACACGCCCACGCGTCCGCACCCGGCCCCGCACCCGACCCCGTACGCGCCGCCCAACTCGCCCGCCAGCGCGCCGCCGCCGCGACCGCGCGCCGCAAGCGCGCACGCGACGCGGACCCGCAGCGCGCCGGACTGCGCCGGTCCGTACTGGCCGAGGCGGGCGTCGCCGTCGTCGTACTCGCCGTGACGACCGTACTGACCGGCACCGAGCCCGGCCGTACCGCCGAGGCCGCGCAGCGGACCGGCGACGCGCCCGCCGCCGTGCCCGAGCGGCCGGTGAGCTTCAGCCTCCCCTTCGACACCGGCGGCCCCAAGGGCGCGGGCACCGCCGAGGTCACCCTCGACCCCGGCCGCACCGGCCGGAACGCACTCGACCTGCGCACCACCGCCCCCGACGGGAAACCGCTCGCCGCCCCCGAGGTGAAGATCGCCTTCACCCTCCCCTCCCAGGACCTCGGCCCGCTGCGCAGCACACCCCGCGCGGCCGGTACGGGCCACTGGACGGACACCGGCGTACGGCTGCCCGTGGCCGGCGAGTGGAAGATCGCCCTCACCATCCGCACCTCGGACATCGACCAGGTGACCGAGACCAAGACCGTACGGATCGGCTGA
- the efeB gene encoding iron uptake transporter deferrochelatase/peroxidase subunit, giving the protein MNAKNEHDLSLTRRRLLGTVGAAGATGLALGGTGGALGQSAAQDEPPTALATVGSTEVAFHGKHQPGITTPLQAHGHLVAFDLASGAGRKEAAALLRRWSRTASALMAGDPAPDGHSGVALDAGPSSLTVTFGFGRGFFSRTGLTAQRPEALAPLPQFSRDALDEKRSNGDLWVQIGADDGLVAFHALRAVQRDAAGTARVRWQMNGFNRAVGATPHPKTMRNLMGQVDGTNNPKPSDSDFDKRVFVPPGGPPGWMEDGSYAVFRRIRMLLDNWDEQSLAQQEKVIGRRKSDGAPLSGGTETTAVNMEKRKADGGLAIAADAHVRVTAPDTNGGAAMLRRSFSYHDGFRDDGSPDAGLLFVAWQADPLTGFVPVQRKLDSGDALSRFIRHEASALFAVPGGAGEGEYVGQRLLEG; this is encoded by the coding sequence ATGAACGCCAAGAACGAGCACGACCTCAGCCTCACCCGGCGCCGCCTCCTCGGCACCGTCGGCGCCGCGGGCGCCACCGGGCTCGCGCTGGGCGGCACGGGCGGCGCCCTCGGCCAGTCCGCCGCCCAGGACGAACCGCCCACCGCGCTCGCCACCGTCGGCTCGACCGAGGTCGCCTTCCACGGCAAGCACCAGCCCGGCATCACCACGCCTCTCCAGGCGCACGGCCACCTCGTCGCCTTCGACCTGGCCTCCGGCGCGGGCCGCAAGGAGGCCGCCGCACTGCTGCGCCGCTGGTCCCGTACGGCCTCCGCCCTCATGGCCGGCGATCCAGCGCCCGACGGCCACTCCGGGGTGGCCCTGGACGCCGGTCCCTCCTCGCTCACCGTGACCTTCGGCTTCGGGCGCGGCTTCTTCAGCCGTACGGGCCTCACCGCGCAGCGGCCCGAAGCGCTGGCGCCGCTCCCCCAGTTCTCCCGCGACGCCCTCGACGAGAAGCGCTCGAACGGCGACCTGTGGGTGCAGATCGGCGCCGACGACGGCCTCGTCGCCTTCCACGCGCTCCGCGCGGTCCAGCGCGACGCCGCCGGCACCGCCCGCGTGCGCTGGCAGATGAACGGATTCAACCGCGCCGTCGGCGCGACCCCGCACCCCAAGACCATGCGCAACCTCATGGGCCAGGTCGACGGCACCAACAACCCCAAGCCGTCCGACTCCGACTTCGACAAGCGGGTCTTCGTGCCGCCCGGCGGCCCGCCCGGCTGGATGGAGGACGGCTCGTACGCGGTGTTCCGGCGCATCCGGATGCTCCTCGACAACTGGGACGAGCAGTCGCTCGCACAGCAGGAGAAGGTCATCGGCCGCCGCAAGTCGGACGGCGCCCCGCTGTCCGGCGGCACCGAGACGACCGCCGTGAACATGGAGAAGCGGAAGGCGGACGGCGGCCTCGCCATCGCCGCGGACGCCCACGTACGGGTGACGGCCCCGGACACCAACGGCGGCGCCGCCATGCTCCGCCGCTCCTTCTCGTACCACGACGGCTTCCGCGACGACGGCTCACCCGACGCGGGCCTGCTGTTCGTCGCCTGGCAGGCGGACCCGCTGACCGGCTTCGTCCCGGTGCAGCGGAAGCTCGACAGCGGCGACGCCCTGTCCCGCTTCATCCGGCACGAGGCCAGCGCGCTGTTCGCGGTGCCGGGCGGCGCGGGCGAGGGCGAGTACGTGGGGCAGCGGCTGCTCGAGGGCTGA
- the pheA gene encoding prephenate dehydratase — translation MSPASRYTYLGPEGTFTEAALRTLPEAATRELLPMVSVPAALDAVRAGEAAAALVPIENSVEGGVTATLDELAGGEPLMIYREVLLPIAFALLVRPGMALESVKTVTGHPVAQPQVRNWLAATLPDAQWESAASNADGARLVQEGRYDAAFAGEFAAAPYGLEPLVTDIHDAQNATTRFVLVGRPARPAARTGADKTSVVMWLREDHPGALLELLHEFASRGVSMMRIESRPTGEGIGRYCFSVDCEGHVSDRRVGDVLMGLKRACQKVRFLGSYPRADEVRPTLNPGTTDEEFVAAADWLTRCLDGRA, via the coding sequence ATGTCACCCGCGAGCCGCTATACGTACCTGGGTCCCGAAGGGACCTTCACCGAGGCCGCCCTGCGCACCCTGCCCGAGGCCGCCACGCGCGAGCTGCTGCCGATGGTGTCGGTGCCCGCCGCGCTGGACGCCGTACGGGCCGGGGAGGCGGCCGCCGCACTGGTGCCGATCGAGAACTCGGTGGAGGGCGGCGTCACCGCCACCCTGGACGAACTGGCCGGCGGCGAACCGCTGATGATCTACCGCGAGGTGCTGCTGCCCATCGCGTTCGCGCTGCTCGTACGGCCCGGCATGGCGCTGGAGAGCGTGAAGACGGTGACCGGGCACCCCGTCGCGCAGCCACAGGTGCGCAACTGGCTGGCGGCGACGCTGCCGGACGCGCAGTGGGAGTCGGCCGCGTCGAACGCGGACGGTGCGCGGCTGGTGCAGGAGGGGCGGTACGACGCGGCGTTCGCGGGCGAGTTCGCGGCGGCACCGTACGGGCTGGAGCCGCTGGTCACGGACATCCACGACGCGCAGAACGCGACGACCCGGTTCGTGCTGGTGGGCCGGCCGGCGCGGCCCGCGGCACGTACGGGGGCGGACAAGACGTCGGTGGTGATGTGGCTGCGCGAGGACCACCCGGGTGCGCTGCTGGAGCTGCTGCACGAGTTCGCGTCGCGCGGCGTGAGCATGATGCGGATCGAGTCGCGGCCGACAGGCGAGGGGATCGGGCGCTACTGCTTCTCGGTCGACTGCGAGGGGCACGTGTCGGACCGGCGCGTGGGCGACGTACTGATGGGGCTGAAGCGGGCGTGCCAGAAGGTGCGCTTCCTGGGGTCGTACCCGCGGGCGGACGAGGTGCGGCCGACGCTGAACCCGGGGACCACGGACGAGGAGTTCGTGGCGGCGGCGGACTGGCTGACCCGGTGCCTGGACGGGCGGGCCTGA
- the serS gene encoding serine--tRNA ligase has product MIDLRLLRTDPDRVRASQRARGADVDIVDALLSADERRRSSSVRFDQLRSEQKQLGKLIPKAEGDEKAALLQKAGELSSAVKAADAEQDEAAAEAQELLRRLGNVVHPDVPVGGEEDFTVLETVGEPRDFAAEGFTPKDHLELGQLLGAIDVERAAKVSGARFYYLTGVGALLELALVNAAIAQAGEAGFVPMLTPALVKPQAMEGTGFLGQAADDVYHLEQDDLYLVGTSEVPLAAYHLDEIIDADRLPLRYAGFSPCFRREAGSYGKDTRGIFRVHQFDKVEMFSFVAPEEAEAEHRRLLEWEKQWLSGLGLPFQVIDVASGDLGASASRKFDCEAWIPTQEKFRELTSASNCDEFQARRLSVRMRGKGQDGGGVRPLATLNGTLCAVPRTIVALLENHQQADGSVWVPEVLRPYLGGREVLEPVAK; this is encoded by the coding sequence GTGATTGACCTTCGCCTCCTCCGAACGGACCCAGACCGTGTGCGCGCCTCGCAGCGAGCCCGTGGAGCGGATGTCGACATCGTCGACGCCCTGCTCTCCGCCGACGAACGACGCCGGTCGTCCAGCGTCCGCTTCGACCAGCTGCGCTCCGAGCAGAAGCAGCTCGGCAAGCTGATCCCGAAGGCCGAGGGCGACGAGAAGGCCGCCCTGCTGCAGAAGGCGGGCGAGCTGTCGTCCGCGGTGAAGGCCGCTGACGCCGAGCAGGACGAGGCGGCGGCCGAGGCGCAGGAGCTGCTGCGCCGGCTGGGCAACGTCGTGCACCCCGACGTGCCCGTCGGCGGTGAGGAGGACTTCACCGTCCTGGAGACGGTCGGCGAGCCGCGGGACTTCGCAGCCGAGGGCTTCACCCCCAAGGACCACCTGGAGCTGGGGCAGCTGCTCGGCGCCATCGACGTGGAGCGCGCCGCGAAGGTGTCCGGCGCCCGCTTCTACTACCTGACGGGTGTCGGCGCCCTGCTCGAACTGGCCCTGGTGAACGCCGCGATCGCACAGGCGGGCGAGGCCGGCTTCGTACCGATGCTGACGCCTGCCCTGGTCAAGCCGCAGGCCATGGAGGGCACCGGCTTCCTGGGGCAGGCGGCCGACGACGTGTACCACCTGGAGCAGGACGACCTGTACCTGGTCGGCACCTCGGAGGTGCCGCTGGCGGCGTACCACCTGGACGAGATCATCGACGCGGACCGGCTGCCGCTGCGCTACGCCGGGTTCTCGCCGTGCTTCCGGCGGGAGGCCGGCTCGTACGGGAAGGACACGCGGGGCATCTTCCGTGTGCACCAGTTCGACAAGGTGGAGATGTTCTCGTTCGTCGCGCCGGAGGAGGCGGAGGCGGAGCACAGGCGGCTGCTGGAGTGGGAGAAGCAGTGGCTGTCGGGGCTGGGGCTGCCGTTCCAGGTGATCGACGTGGCGAGCGGCGACCTGGGGGCTTCGGCCTCGCGGAAGTTCGACTGCGAGGCGTGGATTCCGACGCAGGAGAAGTTCCGGGAGCTGACGTCGGCGTCGAACTGCGACGAGTTCCAGGCCCGGCGGCTTTCCGTGCGGATGCGCGGCAAGGGCCAGGACGGGGGCGGCGTACGGCCGCTGGCGACGCTGAACGGCACGCTGTGCGCGGTGCCCCGCACGATCGTGGCGCTGCTGGAGAACCACCAGCAGGCGGACGGGTCGGTGTGGGTGCCGGAGGTGCTGCGGCCGTATCTGGGCGGGCGCGAGGTGCTGGAACCGGTCGCGAAGTGA
- a CDS encoding HAD family hydrolase — translation MTAAGAPAIPAPFPYKLIATDLDGTLLRSDDSISRRTRDALDAACARGAAHIVVTGRAVPWTRHVLAELGHTGLAVCGQGAQVYHAGEQRLLTSVTLDRQLAGVALAKIEAEVGPLALAASRDGLDGAVVVGPGYRHQEGPLPVLPYEDPAELWAAPVNKIYVQHPELTDDELAAKAREVAGDLVGVMMAGAGIVELLPLGLSKAKGLSLAARRLGVRAAETVAFGDMPNDIPMFGWAAHGVAMANAHPELLAVADEVTASNDADGIAVMLEKLLAR, via the coding sequence GTGACCGCGGCGGGCGCGCCCGCGATCCCCGCCCCGTTCCCGTACAAGCTGATCGCCACCGACCTGGACGGCACGCTGCTGCGTTCCGACGACTCGATCTCGCGGCGCACGCGTGACGCGCTCGACGCGGCGTGCGCGCGGGGGGCAGCGCACATCGTGGTGACGGGGCGGGCGGTGCCGTGGACGCGGCACGTGCTGGCCGAGCTGGGGCATACAGGGCTGGCGGTCTGCGGGCAGGGCGCGCAGGTGTACCACGCGGGCGAGCAGCGGCTGCTGACCTCGGTGACGCTGGACCGGCAGCTGGCCGGGGTGGCGCTGGCGAAGATCGAGGCGGAGGTCGGCCCGCTGGCGCTGGCGGCCTCGCGGGACGGTCTCGACGGTGCGGTGGTGGTCGGGCCCGGCTACCGGCATCAGGAGGGGCCGCTGCCGGTGCTGCCGTACGAGGACCCGGCGGAGCTGTGGGCGGCTCCGGTCAACAAGATCTACGTGCAGCACCCGGAGCTGACCGACGACGAACTCGCTGCCAAGGCGCGGGAGGTCGCGGGCGACCTGGTGGGCGTGATGATGGCGGGGGCAGGGATCGTCGAACTGCTGCCTCTGGGCCTGAGCAAGGCGAAGGGGCTGTCGCTGGCGGCCCGCCGGCTGGGGGTGCGCGCGGCGGAGACGGTCGCGTTCGGTGACATGCCCAACGACATACCGATGTTCGGCTGGGCGGCGCACGGCGTGGCGATGGCGAACGCGCACCCGGAGCTGCTGGCGGTGGCGGACGAGGTGACGGCGTCGAACGACGCGGACGGCATCGCGGTGATGCTGGAGAAGCTTCTCGCCCGCTGA
- a CDS encoding ABC transporter permease subunit translates to MSAYNPTVARLTYRALLGRRRALILCVLPALLIAVAVAVRAMVGADDDVTAELLGGFALATMVPLVGVIAGTGAIGPEIDDGSVVYLLAKPLKRPTIIFTKLIVAIGVTIAFSAVPTLIAGFILNGNSQQLAVAYALAAAVASVAYSALFLLLGTVSRHAVVIGLVYALIWEALFGSLVPGARTLSVQQWALSLAEKIGGEGLIESDVGLPVAVVMLAVVTAGGAWWAGQKLRTLTLAGEG, encoded by the coding sequence ATGTCCGCGTACAACCCAACGGTCGCCCGGCTCACCTACCGTGCGCTCCTCGGGCGCCGCCGCGCACTGATCCTCTGCGTGCTGCCCGCACTGCTGATCGCCGTCGCCGTCGCCGTCCGCGCCATGGTCGGCGCCGACGACGACGTCACCGCCGAACTCCTCGGCGGCTTCGCCCTCGCCACGATGGTGCCGCTCGTCGGCGTCATCGCCGGCACCGGTGCCATCGGCCCGGAGATAGACGACGGCTCCGTCGTCTATCTGCTGGCGAAACCGCTCAAGCGGCCGACGATCATCTTCACGAAACTGATCGTCGCCATCGGCGTCACCATCGCCTTCTCCGCGGTGCCGACGCTCATAGCGGGCTTCATCCTGAACGGCAACAGCCAGCAACTGGCCGTCGCCTACGCCCTCGCCGCGGCCGTCGCCTCGGTGGCGTACAGCGCGCTGTTCCTCCTGCTCGGCACCGTCAGCAGGCACGCCGTCGTCATCGGCCTCGTCTACGCGCTGATATGGGAGGCACTCTTCGGCAGTCTGGTCCCCGGCGCACGCACACTCTCCGTACAGCAGTGGGCGCTGTCGCTCGCAGAGAAGATCGGCGGCGAGGGCCTGATCGAGTCCGACGTCGGCCTTCCCGTCGCGGTCGTGATGCTCGCCGTGGTGACCGCGGGCGGTGCCTGGTGGGCGGGCCAGAAGCTGCGCACGCTGACCCTCGCCGGAGAGGGCTGA
- a CDS encoding ABC transporter ATP-binding protein: MSTLTIDHTSRWFGNVVAVNDITMEIAPGVTGLLGPNGAGKSTLIHMMGGFLAPSTGSVTLDGTPIWRNEKAYHEIGLVPEREGMYDFLKGHEFVLANAELHGLPDPGAAAQRALATVDMEYAQDRRISTYSKGMRQRVKMASALVHDPSVLLLDEPFNGMDPRQRMHLMELLRKMGDDGRTVLFSSHILEEVEQLASHIEVIVAGRHAASGNFRKIRRLMTDRPHRYLVRSSDDRALAAALIADPSTAGIEVDLGEHALRIQAVDFTRFTELLPRVARAQGIRLHTVSPSDESLESVFSYLVAA; encoded by the coding sequence ATGAGTACCCTCACCATCGACCACACCTCCCGCTGGTTCGGGAACGTCGTGGCCGTCAACGACATCACGATGGAAATCGCCCCCGGCGTGACCGGACTGCTCGGGCCCAACGGCGCCGGAAAATCCACCCTCATCCACATGATGGGCGGCTTCCTCGCCCCTTCGACCGGCAGCGTCACCCTGGACGGGACCCCGATCTGGCGCAACGAGAAGGCGTACCACGAGATCGGCCTCGTGCCCGAGCGCGAGGGCATGTACGACTTCCTCAAGGGCCACGAGTTCGTCCTCGCCAACGCCGAGCTGCACGGCCTCCCCGACCCCGGCGCCGCGGCCCAACGAGCCCTCGCCACCGTCGACATGGAGTACGCGCAGGACCGCCGCATCTCCACGTACAGCAAGGGCATGCGGCAGCGCGTCAAAATGGCCTCCGCGCTCGTCCACGACCCGTCCGTGCTGCTGCTGGACGAGCCGTTCAACGGCATGGACCCGCGCCAGCGCATGCACCTGATGGAGCTGCTGCGGAAGATGGGTGACGACGGCCGCACCGTCCTCTTCTCCTCCCACATCCTGGAGGAGGTCGAGCAACTCGCCTCCCACATCGAGGTGATCGTCGCCGGACGGCACGCCGCCAGCGGCAACTTCCGCAAGATCCGCCGCCTGATGACCGACCGTCCGCACCGCTACCTCGTACGCTCCAGCGACGACCGGGCACTCGCCGCCGCCCTCATCGCCGACCCCTCCACGGCCGGCATCGAGGTCGACCTCGGCGAACACGCCCTGCGCATCCAGGCGGTCGACTTCACCCGCTTCACCGAGCTCCTCCCGCGGGTCGCCCGCGCACAGGGCATCCGGCTCCACACGGTTTCGCCCTCGGACGAGTCCCTGGAGAGCGTCTTCTCGTACCTCGTCGCGGCCTGA
- a CDS encoding ABC transporter permease, translating to MSPEPSPTAAAPRGADVIHNIGYRNYDGPRLGRAYARRSLFIQSLRSAYGLGRAAKSKVLPMILFAVMTLPAGILVAVTVTTGGDELPVKYAEYAVQLQPVIAIFVAAVAPQAVSLDLRFKTIPLYFSRPIERIDYVLAKSAALSAALFIFIAAPVVILYAGALLAKLDFTDQTVGFAQGTVFAAIYALVYAGLGLAIAALTPRRGFGVAAIIAVLTIPYMLISALQGIAEQQGSGSVGWLGAASPGTLLAGVQEKFFGGISAFPGSVQLSNAEGAVYLLLIAALIAGSFALLQRRYRKAGL from the coding sequence ATGTCGCCTGAGCCCAGCCCGACGGCCGCCGCACCACGCGGCGCGGACGTCATCCACAACATCGGTTACCGCAACTACGACGGCCCCCGCCTCGGCCGCGCCTACGCTCGCCGCTCGCTGTTCATCCAGTCCCTGCGGAGCGCGTACGGACTCGGCCGCGCGGCCAAGTCCAAAGTGCTGCCGATGATCCTGTTCGCCGTGATGACGCTCCCGGCCGGCATCCTCGTCGCCGTCACCGTCACCACCGGCGGCGACGAACTCCCCGTGAAATACGCCGAGTACGCGGTGCAGCTCCAGCCCGTGATCGCCATCTTCGTGGCCGCCGTCGCACCCCAGGCCGTCTCACTCGACCTGCGCTTCAAGACCATCCCGCTGTACTTCTCCCGGCCCATCGAGCGCATCGACTACGTCCTCGCGAAGTCCGCCGCGCTCTCCGCGGCACTCTTCATCTTCATCGCCGCCCCCGTCGTGATCCTTTACGCCGGAGCGCTGCTCGCCAAGCTCGACTTCACCGACCAGACCGTCGGCTTCGCCCAGGGCACCGTCTTCGCCGCGATATACGCCCTCGTGTACGCCGGACTCGGCCTCGCCATCGCCGCCCTCACACCGCGCCGTGGCTTCGGAGTCGCCGCGATCATCGCCGTCCTGACCATCCCCTACATGCTCATCAGCGCCCTTCAGGGCATCGCCGAGCAGCAGGGCAGCGGCTCGGTCGGCTGGCTCGGTGCCGCCTCACCAGGCACGCTCCTCGCAGGCGTCCAGGAGAAGTTCTTCGGCGGCATCTCCGCCTTCCCCGGCAGCGTGCAGCTCAGCAACGCCGAAGGCGCCGTCTACCTCCTGCTCATAGCCGCGCTGATCGCCGGTTCGTTCGCGCTTCTGCAGCGCCGCTACCGAAAGGCCGGGCTGTGA
- a CDS encoding ABC transporter ATP-binding protein yields the protein MIATQSLTMRYPRVTALDRLTVDITPGVTGLVGANGAGKSTLIKILLGLSAATEGSARVLGLDVSREGGAIRERVGYMPEHDCLPPDVSATEFVVHMARMSGLPPTAARERTADTLRHVGLYEERYRSMGGYSTGMKQRVKLAQALVHDPQLVLLDEPTNGLDPVGRDDMLDLIRRVHTDFGISVLVTSHLLGELERTCDHVVVIDGGQLLRSSSTADFTQDAASLAVEVTDTDAQPDGTAALRAALTSAGLTVRTPAAEGAPGSGHVLLVDVEGDTVPDTVRDAVVDLGLGLIRMEQRRHHISEVFSDDAPATGSPDDGHGPAGGTSGTDKTTASHGPAAQRQFAGARAQEGGSGDVA from the coding sequence GTGATCGCGACCCAAAGCCTGACCATGCGGTACCCACGGGTGACCGCTCTCGACCGGCTGACCGTGGACATCACACCAGGTGTAACCGGTCTGGTGGGTGCCAACGGCGCCGGCAAGTCAACCCTGATCAAGATCCTTCTCGGGTTGTCCGCCGCCACCGAAGGCAGCGCACGCGTCCTCGGCCTGGACGTGTCCCGCGAGGGCGGAGCCATCCGGGAACGCGTGGGGTACATGCCGGAGCACGACTGCCTGCCCCCCGACGTCTCGGCGACCGAGTTCGTCGTCCACATGGCGCGGATGTCCGGCCTGCCCCCGACGGCGGCACGCGAGCGCACCGCGGACACCCTGCGCCACGTGGGCCTGTACGAGGAGCGGTACCGCTCCATGGGCGGCTATTCGACCGGCATGAAGCAGCGCGTCAAACTCGCCCAGGCCCTCGTCCACGACCCGCAGTTGGTGCTGCTGGACGAGCCCACGAACGGCCTGGACCCCGTCGGCCGCGACGACATGCTCGACCTGATCCGCCGCGTTCACACCGACTTCGGCATCTCCGTTCTGGTCACCTCGCACCTGCTGGGCGAGTTGGAGCGCACCTGCGACCACGTCGTCGTCATCGACGGCGGACAGCTCCTGCGCTCCTCGTCCACCGCCGACTTCACCCAGGACGCCGCCTCCCTCGCAGTCGAGGTCACGGACACCGACGCACAGCCCGACGGTACGGCCGCGCTGCGCGCCGCACTCACCTCCGCCGGACTCACCGTGCGGACGCCCGCCGCCGAAGGCGCCCCCGGCAGCGGACACGTCCTCCTCGTCGACGTCGAGGGCGACACCGTGCCCGACACCGTCCGGGACGCCGTCGTCGACCTCGGACTCGGCCTGATCCGGATGGAACAGCGCAGGCACCACATATCCGAGGTGTTCTCCGACGACGCCCCGGCCACCGGAAGCCCCGACGACGGGCACGGCCCCGCCGGCGGCACCTCCGGCACGGACAAGACCACCGCATCCCACGGTCCCGCCGCGCAGCGGCAGTTCGCGGGAGCACGCGCGCAGGAAGGGGGCAGCGGCGATGTCGCCTGA